The window GCCGCTAACGCCTCGGACACAAATCCATCCAGAAATGATAAAGAGGAGTCCACCTGGAAAACAACATAATTACAACTGCaagtttacatttattatttaatggGGTGGGAAAAAAGCATTTGGAAAAGCAGTGTTGAGTGTTTAAATGAGATAGAGGTGCAAATAAATACACCTCTATCTCATTTTACACTTTAACTATGATATGAAACTTTACACCAGTGGAAGCATCTGTGTATCTGTACATTATTCTGGTTGTCAACCCGACACTGCATCTGATACCGAACTGTCCTCTTATCAGACTGTTCCAGACATGCTCAAACAGCTGCTAACGACTGCACCTAAAACGGTACAATTACAGCTGAGTTGATGATCTCTAATATTTTGTTAAGTACTGTCATCAATCTAATCGACTCTGTGCCAGGGAGAGCAAGCGTATGCAGGCTTTTTCCCAACCATTAGATAATGAGCCCTTACTCTGCCCGAGAGGAGGAACTACAAAGTGACATCATCTGCTGTGGTTTCAAGAGCTGAatcattttacagtaattatggTATTTTATGCCAAATGCCGAGATGTTTCAACAGAAGTAATATTTCAAATCTAATTAAATGACTCCATGTTGTCAATATATCAGGTTTCTATGACTATGGATAGTAAACAACATTACCATGATAGCATCCTGTACAATTTAACATCATTATCATAATTGTGCGGCCCTGATTGTGCGTTACCTCCAGGGGCTCCATGTGAGCATCTCGAGGCAGCACCTTGGCTCGTAGTTCAGAGTTGTGGCTGAGGTACTGCAGCTCCTGAGCTCTCTGTCTCAGCACAGTGTCCATGGAGCTGCTGTATGTTTCACaaacctcctgagccacagaaACACCTGCCCCGCCCTCACAGAGCTTGGTCATTGCTATGAGGACCCAGCTCTTTGTTTCACTGCTGGTGTGCTTCATGTCCAACAGCTTGGCCAGCAGTCTCAGCACCGCGGCTGGTTCCAGTTCCTCCATCAAATGAGAGTATTCGCCGAGGACCTGTGCATGGTAGAGACGGGGTTAAACTTTAGCGTTCGAAATGCTATGTAGTGAAGTGACACTTTGAGGAACAGGGGAAGGGGTGTACTGTCTTGCTTCTTAACAAACTGACTTAATGCTGCTGGTCATGTTTAAAGctatcttatcttatctctCAAGGCTTAATCTGGCCTCTGGCTGCACTCTTCAATCCCTGTGAGCCGCCTGAGATCTCCTCAACAAGCACTTCTGATCCCCCATCAGAATACACTCAGCTTTTATCGTCTGGATCCTGAGGCTATTATTTAaagcagtggtttccaacctagACCACTGGCCGCAAAAGGTTGGGAACTATTGATTTAAAGGGCCTGCCCGAGAAAACTCATGCCAACTAAttctttatgatttttttaaacgtTTCTAATGGGGGTTTGCTCTTATTTTCCGCATTTAACTTGCGTTTAAaagcattttgtattttcatccCCTCACATATTTTACTGTTCTTATTTCCTGCAGTTTGTAAAGTGATTGGTAAAGCCTGCTCTGCTCCAAACTTTGCATTCTTTCCCTTCTTCAGCttcttgtctttattttaattatgaGTTTTGACCTTTGACTTTTTCCCTTCTCCATGCACCTTGAAAATAGATGAAGTTGTGCCtactctgcttttattttaatcatgaaAGAATATACCAACTGCTCATAAAGTCTATCGTGCAAACATCTCTTACCCAGCTGATGACTTGTAGGAAGCGCTGCGGCAGTTTGCCAGGCTCTCCTTGCAGCAGAGAAACATATGAATCCACAGCAAATAGCCTCaacttcctgtcctcctccacaCTGTCAAATCCTGGGCCATTAAAGAGAAATTGAACATTATTAGATTGAGACTGCAAACTGAAATAATCTAATATGACAACACTTGAGTGCTACAGAATAAGCATTTGGGTTATCTCACCCTCAGATAGAAGTTTAAGGAAATTGTTTGGGATGTCAGGCTGCATCGTGTCTCCACCCAATGAAAACACTGTGTTCATGGTCTCAATGAACCATTCATTGTCTGGTGCATATGTAAAATGGCttataggaaaaaaaacacaataaataggAACAAACAAGGTATTAGAAAATATAACAGAATATTAAGTCAATATAACATAATAGAGAGCAAAGTGTGTGACCATTTTTATTGTCTACAACCAATAAAACTGTTTGTCTAGATTGTAAACTTCCCagtttttctattattattattatttcaatgtGTGGGCCATCAGATGTAAATGACAGTCATATAACACTATACGCTGTCTCTTGCCTCCGCTATCAATACACACAAAAGGATATTTTTCTGCCAGTTCTGCCACCTTCCCCACCAGGTCAATAGTAGTGTAGTCGTCTTTACTGATGCTCAGAAACTCCAGCATCTTCTCAACAATGACCGTGACGTTCTGGGCGTTAGTAATCCGAAACAGCAACTCCAGCACCTACACAGAAATAAGAGACCCACAATGctggaaaaaaaccccaaacctGATGACACTAAAATCCAAACTACACCAATATCCGTCTCACCTCACGCTTGATGATGAGGTCAGGGTGATCTAAACACTCTATGATGGTCATCTGATGCTGCAGGGCCAGTTTAGGATCCTGCTGGACCACATAGGTGAGGGCCTTCAAGCCTACAGTTACATCAAATTAACAGAATTACTACAGTGAATATCTGAGATcttgattggaaaaaaaatacttcttaCTTAGGATTTCTTTCTTACCAAGATATTTGAGATTAATCTTAGGTGACAGCACAAAGTTGCCGATGCACTTTGCAGCTTTTTCCAAAAGTTCAGATTTGGGATGAAttgtgtaaatacattttacacattcgTATAATATTGCTGGAAATAAAGAGAGATTTGTATAAGTGGCTGATATTGAAATGAATTCAAACAACTAAATTAATCAGAAAACACTATTTTAAATCTAACATACCATAGGTGATGTTATGGTTCATCTCTGCTCTTCGTAAAGACTCGTCAAGGACTTCATACATGATCTCACTTGCGctgtcaaaaaacaaagaacagactCAGAAAATATACTCGCAAGAAGTTGGGCACAGAGCACAACCACAAGATACTACAGTCATCCAATTTATCCGGGGACATAATAAGTGATAATTACCTCTGGTCATTTTTCCCAAGTAAGGACAATATTCTGAGGAGTTGGATTTGAAGCCAGGGAGCAGGAACGCTATGATAATTAAAATCCATGGGCAGTTTTCCTCCCACCACCTGCTTCAGTATGGTCACAAAACATGCTGCCAGATCCTTATAACCTTCAGGATTCTCctaaaatgtaagaaaagtaCATGACAGGACTAGATTACACTACAGTAGATCAAACAGAGATGTCTGTATAATGTTTTCTCAGCCTTAACCTTAGAAATAATTACAGAATCCAGAAAAATACCATACTAATTACCGTGATCATCTGTAAGTAGATGTGTAGTGAGGCTGTCATAACACCAGGATCCTTGTCGCACAAAGCTTTGCGAAACTTGTTGTGGATGTGTTGAACTTGATTCGGTGCTATTAGGTAGAATTTGTACAGTGCCAGAACAGCTTTTCGCCGTATGATTTCTCTATAAATACATCATAAGAAACCTCTGTAAGGCATAATATTCAGACAGGTTTATTAATCGAAATGGAGAGGCAAAGAGTCTGTCTTACTTTGGGTGAGTGAGTTTCTCTTCCACCAGAGGAAGGATCGCAGGTATCATATCTTTGGGGAACATTTGGCTGACAACAGTTAGAGCCATGCACACTTCAATAAGGTTTGTGCTCTGAAGATcctgaaaacatgtaaaacacattGATGTCCTTTATTCTCATTCAGACTCAAGATGACAAATGCTGTAAAAACTCAAACTGAACACCCACCTTTAATACAGTGTTCACAAGGAGAAGGAGCAGCTCATGACTTTCGTTCAGAAACAAGGAGACAGCGAGGTAACCTGCAGATCACACAAACGTATTGTCGGTACAGGGATGTGTGGGAGGATAGTATCACAGCATCATAGTTAAGCCAGTATAGTTGTTATGGTGACAAATGAGGACAAGTTCTGCAGAACGGCAACTCTAATTTCgccaattttaaaaacatttgtgctTATTGCAACATGAGCTTTTTGATTGATGAGCTTTGTAATACCTGCAGGCGAGGACTGAGTATAATTAGAAAAGAACATACCGACTCTCTTCTCCAGAGCAGTGCCTTGTTGAGCCAGTTTGATGGCGTGAATATAGCTGAACGAAGCCTCATAACCCAACATTTCACAGTAGATGGCTCTCACCATGAGCTCCTTCATCTGCCTCTGAGGATCATGACACAAGAAAGACACTTCAATACACACATCAATACTTCCATGTATCACTCAGCCTGTTTTACTAATCTGGTTTCTTGCGCAAAACCAAAATGGGAATAAAAATCCAAAGGTCCATACCATGGAGGTGTTGGGGGATGACACCTGTTCTTTGATAGATGCCAGTTCACGTTGAATGAGTTTCTCTTCCTCCTGAATGGGAGAAACACAGTTAAGGATAACgagcaaaacaaacactgtgctGTGAGGAAGATTGGCACTGAATTGCTCTAATTGATGTCATTAACCATATTAGTTTAATGACCATACTTAAACACTAATGACATCAGATCCTCTTTACATAACCACTGAACATTTTCAAAGGCGTACTGTGCCAATACACTTTGTGTCAAAATTGGTTTAGCTAAGCAATCTATCACAGTGAAAATGTTGTCACAGCTgtattgtctttgtgttgttatGCAGATATAAACAGTGACAGTTTATAAAGCTGTTCCTGATTCATAAATTCATACGTTTGGGGGAAACTAACACATTCTAGACTTGATATTTGgctgctgagcagcagcaagaatCTCCCAGATTTGCATGATTCTTTTCACAGCGTCCACGTACAGTACTGCACAAATGTTTTAGGCACTTTGGATGTTAgcttcttatccattatgcataCCAATTATTCTGCAGCTTGACaacgaccccaaacatacagccagagtcataaagaactattttcagtgacaagaagaacaaggagtcctgcagcagatggtttggcccccacagagccctgatctcaacatcacagagtcagtctgggattacatgacaAGACAGAATCAACTGAGACGCAtgaatccacagaagaactgtggtaacttctccaagatgcaggaacaaccgacctgccaagtaattttaaaaactgtgtgcaggtgcaccgaggagaactggtgctgttttaaaggcaaagcattgtcacaccaaatactgatttcatttcggtttcttctgtttactgctctttgtatgaagttaattaataaataaaaagtatttatggaactatttttgaaagcatcctcactttacttttaatgccTAAAACCTTTGCTCAGTATTGTATGTCTTTCAGGTTTAATACAGAGCAACTTGACAACAACTGACACCTTGTTGACCACCTCACTGTTGGGTctggttacaggtgcaacagagcaaATTTCAGACCAAACCAAACcacacttttcacattttcagccTGGCGTTACATTATTCTTTACCAGTCTacaacatattttctgtctgtacCACATTTTGGCAGCTGACTTCAGCGGTTTATCACAGTGCATTACGCTTTATCATGAATTATACATTTTGTACTCATCATTGGTCTCTGTATCATAAGGTTGGATGGTCTTCCttacagacatgaagaaaaaaacacctcatgttattcatctataaagctctacctcacatctctcctctcatttaaatctagggctgggcaatatatcgatatcatgatatgagactagatattgtCTTGGATTTTGGAGTATAGTGTTATATCATGATATGGCACAAGTGCTGTcctttcctggttttaaaggctgcattaaaGTGATGTGATTTTCTGAACTTATCAGACTGTtgtagctgttctattatttgcctttactcACTTAGTCATTACAGCCACATTACTGacgattatttatcaaaaatgtcattgtgttaatattttgtgaaagcaccaatagccATCACAACAATATTACCACAATATAGATATCGAGGTATTtgttcaaaaatattgtgatatttgattttgtccatatcgtcCAGCTCTATTTAAATCTAGTAACTACAGCACACGATCCAGTAACTACTTAACCTCAGATATCCCTCATGTTCACACTAAGGTTGGCAGAACTGGTTTCAGGTACTATGCACCTTTTTAATTGAATGAACTGCAAACTGCCCTAAAACTTAAATCTTTCATTCTTCTTGGactttttaaagctgtattatcttcttcttttttttttttataattcttgtaactgttttttatCAATTCCTTGATGATTATGTAGttgtgctgtttctgtttgctgattgtgttcttgtcttatgaatgtttcttgttctcaggttCCTCTgggaaaagagattttaatctcaatgaggtGAGACTtcttgattaaataaagattacattaaaaaaaataaaaaattaaaatggaaatagcatGAAATTCTGACTTTCCACAAGCACCTGAACGCACCAACAAGGACGATTTTTCAATAACAATTGCTGTTCTGCTCTTTAATACAtgacaataacaacagtaacaaacaaaaatcagtCTAAAAACTTATTAAAGTACAATAAAGACTACTAAGCGTGTAGTAGAgcttatatataaacatataaacacgTTTTCAGTTAGCATAGTCAGcttagctagctaacgttaaaGCATACCAGCAACAACTGAATAAGGTTGATGTTATTTCTCCTAAGCTCCagtttaaaaagacaaactcaCATGTTTGGAAGTGAGCTCAGTGATTCCTCTGATGAGGGTTCCCAGTTTTGAGGTGGAGGATAGTTTTGCAGATCCAGGTTGGGAGTCTAAAGACAGGAGGCTCGGCAGAGCTGTCAGTGTCTTCTCCACAACATCGCTCATTTTGGCAGCTGGCTGACTTCCTACAAAATACACTCATTAAATCATCTATCCATTCCAGTCAGACCCCCGTAAACAGAGACTGTGAAGGTAATCtgttaaacacttaaaaagagCACACAAGGCAAAACGCTAGTTAGCCAGTCGGCCATTGTTTTGATTCAGCAGACTGAGGGGtttgttgatgatgtcacttccgGTGGTGTTTGGGAAACTTTATTGAAAATCTTCAGCAAAAACAGTCGCTGCTATTTCTGAACAGCTCAGTAAGTTGAAGGATagggtcacaatttttcaagtctgttatAAAACACCAGTCACCTGACTatatatgaacagtgaaagaggttttcctaactgtaatcattcctcctgttcatattggctatTAATAGATCCCATTCAAATGTGCTttgaatgtaagtgatgggggccaaaatccataATGTGTCCACtcagtcattttgtgtaaaaatatatttaatattatttatttttaagaggtttcagcagtctgagttagtcatatcaagtggatatctgccacatttacagtctttttaacgtaactgtaacgttgaaagtaatctacttgatttgactcatttggaagcttaatattagcttcagataaacgtttaaatatatatttgccCAGAAGAAGGCTTGCAGATTGTGGCCTCCATCACTGACATTCTAAGTGCATTATGacgggatcttctaatggtcagtataaacaagaggaatgattaaatctatttcaatgttcactgactattgttttaagacagacttgaaaaatgattaactTAGCCTTTCACAGGAAACAATTATAAACCAGTAAGATAAGCAGTGGAACAATAATTAGAAACACAGTGATGATATTCAAAACTCAGTTTATTATGTTGATAATATTTTGATAAACAGTCCCTTGTATAACTGTACACTaaactacaataaaataattacagtaaatatgaaattaCAGCCACTGGACAACCGCATGAGAAGGAGTACATTCTACGAATTTAAACATGTCATATATTAGCATTTGGATATCTAGTGGGGGACCACAGGTTCAGGGTGTCTGCAGTGACTGAATGTGCACATCGAGCAGTAAGTGGCTTCCATAGCTGGAGACAAACAGATATGACAGGTAAACCTTATCTTAAGACCATCAGGATGATGATTTATCTTTATATGTGCTTTCTTTACATTGGAATAATATCGGCAGGTCAGTTGCTTTCAAAACTGGAGAAGGCTTGTTGGGGGGACAGGGTGTAGAATTAAAAGTACATCAAATTGCTATCTATCTCCAGCTTAAATAAACCATCAGTTTGTACTTTAATCCATATTATCTAATGCCGATATCCATTTTCCAAGATTGTTTGTAAATATTTTGCTGTCTTgtatcacattttcttccacagCCTGCATACCTTCAtcatttttgtgcaaaaaaaaaaaaaaaaatagttaacGTCCTTTATGTGGGCACATACAACACATCACTTTATTGTGTCACTTCTATCCTAGACTGATGCTATTCACTACCAGTGTTATTTTCTGCAATATACATTTTACATCTTAAGTTGTAACTATAAGTACTTCTGTgcaattttctttcaatcataCTGTAATACACGCGTGCCATTTGGTTTAATTACTCTCTGAAATATGTCAGTCTACCCAGGTCATGAGACTGGAGTATATACAATGCTATTGATATGCCCTATGTACAACCAGAGTCTCTATTTCTGTGATTGTACTCTAGCAAACAgaaatgtctgtgtgtcttcagtAGGTCTGTCTACCATTTATTCCTCCGTGTCTTCATCCTTAAGCCCAgatctgaaatttaaaaaaattaattatcaTTACAAGATATTTAAAGAGAGGTCAATGCAGATTGCAAAGTTGTCAGATCAGACAATAATAGCGGACATCTCGTACCCGGAGAGTGTGGTCCCAGGAGCCTGTGCAGAAGGCCGTCCCATCTGGGGAAACACGCAGTGTGCTGACACGGTTCTCATGTCCAAACAGAATAGACACCCGCGTTCCTTTGAGAACATCCCAAACATTTATGGTGTAGTCGTTGTAGCCGCCAAACAGTAGCCGGCCtacgaaaaaaaaaaccacacacacacacaaagcttttAACAGCATGGCTTTTTTTACAGCATGGTTATTGATTGAACAACCAGAATAATATTGGATgggacgtgtgtgtgtatatcttacCACTGAGAGAGAAATCAACACTGGAGACTCCAAATATGATGCTCTCTTTGGAATAAATAGCCACTTCTCTGTCTGCCCTCAAGTCGTACAGGCggcactgtaaaaaaataaaggtcAATGTTTGAATTTTCAACAGAGCTGAATATGTTTCCAATAGCACTTTGTATATAGCTGTGGCGGTTAAAATCATGAAATAATATCTGATTACTTACTGTAGCATCATCTGAGCCAGAAGCAAACGCATCTCCACTGGGATAGTATCTAAAAACGAGAGAAGAAACAGCTACAGTTAGGAACAATAACAAATGAGTTTTTTAAACCCTCTATGTGATCGTAATATTTCTGACAGTAAGTGACTTTTAGTGGtagcataaaaaacaaaacactgaggCTGACAGTTGATGTGCTAAATGCAAAACTGCACCAATTGTcactggaatatttttacaaacaaaaacttgtatcatcagaataatttgaCAATTCTTATAATTACATATAAAATTTACACATATAAAATCTAGGTTTTTCACATATAAGCACAGTTCCTCATTAAATCCTTATCTATACACTCGTATTTTGAGTCACTTACCGAACACTATTTATGTCTGATTCATGAGTTTCAAAAGACTGAATACACTGTCCTGAGCGCATGTCCCACACGTTGGCCTTCTTGtcacagccctgcaataaaaacagaaccaTGTAAGAAAAAATCATAAGATGATGTAAATAATTCTGTGAAGCTGAAATAGTGATAAGCAGTAAGTAGTAAGAGCTGCTCTCACCCCCGAAACAAATGTGTTTCCAGTCTCAGAGGGGGCCAGGTCCAGACAGAGCACGTCTGCTGCGTGTCCATGGAAACTCTGCAACAGCTGCCCACTCTCGACATCCCATAATGCACATGTTCCATCCCCGCTGGACGTCAGGATCTTTAACACGgacagatgatgaggaggaagaagaataaCGGTTACTCTGATGTTTGGGCAGAGTCGATATGGGCTAACACACTGCTATAAATGGATTGCCTTTGCTGGGTGAAACATCATGTGACCAGGACATTAAACCAAGAGCAACTGGCTGCTGTGAATTATTAACAAAGCTCTTTCACTGGAACATAGACGGCAGTGATTTCTGATTAATAATGAGacagaaatagaagatgaaaagagaagaagaagaagaagctaaaAGGATGAGTGTGGTGGATATTTTCACCTGCATATCTGAGTTGGTGAAGCTACAGGCAGACAAGTAGTTTGTGTGCATGGCCACTGATTTCTTCTTCGCAGCCAAATTCTCATTCTTGTCCAGGGATAGAGGATAAACAGAGCATTTGTTGTCCAAGCCCCTGGGACAGAACACAAAGCCAGtttagtaaaagaaaaatagatcACCAGACAGATGATACACTACGCACAGATCGTCACTCACCCGCAAGCTACAGCGCAGCCGGAGGGGGCGTAGGCACAGGCCATCACCCAGGTGCACGGCATTGTCACAGCGTGCTCCTAATAAACATCAAAAGACAAAGCTGCATGAAACGCTGCAGGACAGTGAGATGAATCAAATTCATTAGGCATAATTA is drawn from Thunnus thynnus chromosome 5, fThuThy2.1, whole genome shotgun sequence and contains these coding sequences:
- the ap4e1 gene encoding AP-4 complex subunit epsilon-1, encoding MSDVVEKTLTALPSLLSLDSQPGSAKLSSTSKLGTLIRGITELTSKHEEEKLIQRELASIKEQVSSPNTSMRQMKELMVRAIYCEMLGYEASFSYIHAIKLAQQGTALEKRVGYLAVSLFLNESHELLLLLVNTVLKDLQSTNLIEVCMALTVVSQMFPKDMIPAILPLVEEKLTHPKEIIRRKAVLALYKFYLIAPNQVQHIHNKFRKALCDKDPGVMTASLHIYLQMITENPEGYKDLAACFVTILKQVVGGKLPMDFNYHSVPAPWLQIQLLRILSLLGKNDQSASEIMYEVLDESLRRAEMNHNITYAILYECVKCIYTIHPKSELLEKAAKCIGNFVLSPKINLKYLGLKALTYVVQQDPKLALQHQMTIIECLDHPDLIIKREVLELLFRITNAQNVTVIVEKMLEFLSISKDDYTTIDLVGKVAELAEKYAPDNEWFIETMNTVFSLGGDTMQPDIPNNFLKLLSEGFDSVEEDRKLRLFAVDSYVSLLQGEPGKLPQRFLQVISWVLGEYSHLMEELEPAAVLRLLAKLLDMKHTSSETKSWVLIAMTKLCEGGAGVSVAQEVCETYSSSMDTVLRQRAQELQYLSHNSELRAKVLPRDAHMEPLEVDSSLSFLDGFVSEALAAGAAPYKPPHQRQEELAQAKALSLEPYSLSLPISMSSCSIADRQSPTLLSISSGLSGDSTDISHKGGSTTLNLDGVKRVWGREGYLAHKEPVEETAQVEVPSPVQSPSQQKEADSSHSQTQTPIPTPEPEQEKKQLASSLFVGLSSQSSACLMGKSEPTPQRFRRKAKGQGSSAGVSEQIPNSLVTSPSTVDNLLCNNLLDSNIASETDVSSPKQTSQLAQGLTTANGTCDVEGELTDSNTKGTKPSLIRDNGMVAADPAPHKDPDGPKDSYLSSHLPAELSGLSCSEITPLCCNQSLDLSACHVQKEDSLVLVVFMTNSSDSDIQQILLQFDSEELEVSCVSDSPVEEVRSHSVAVCQYSLTVKRPSVHVEVVGSVSFHVPVGTPQAVQFSYKLPLTNFVRPLAVSTEEYGTMWLAFSHDTKQNLRLINDVQEPLKATLNVLRKKLQLHVVEIIGMEGIVACRLLRDQPCLMHCRVHADTLAVWLRSPVPDLPDCLLYHCQRALQEH
- the gnb5a gene encoding guanine nucleotide-binding protein subunit beta-5a; translated protein: MRSPLIPEMATQEVQLNETLAHLKTESETLKTKLEEERAKLHDVELHQVAEKVEGLGQFVMKTRRTLKGHGNKVLCMDWCKDKRRIVSSSQDGKVIVWDAFTTNKEHAVTMPCTWVMACAYAPSGCAVACGGLDNKCSVYPLSLDKNENLAAKKKSVAMHTNYLSACSFTNSDMQILTSSGDGTCALWDVESGQLLQSFHGHAADVLCLDLAPSETGNTFVSGGCDKKANVWDMRSGQCIQSFETHESDINSVRYYPSGDAFASGSDDATCRLYDLRADREVAIYSKESIIFGVSSVDFSLSGRLLFGGYNDYTINVWDVLKGTRVSILFGHENRVSTLRVSPDGTAFCTGSWDHTLRIWA